One Qiania dongpingensis genomic window carries:
- a CDS encoding RNA polymerase sigma factor, which yields MDIFEEIYIAYKDDIYRFIYKLTGYDSALSEELLSETFFRAFVSFGNFKGLCEIKTWLCQIAKNTYSGYVRSEIRKKRLFSKFEKAEKAEDFTEDIENKELLFCIQSILKGCDKKARDIVQYRMFAGLKFKEIASILDMKETTAKVIFYRTRAVIQIQLKEKFGYEV from the coding sequence GTGGATATATTTGAAGAAATATATATTGCATATAAAGACGATATCTATCGGTTTATCTATAAACTGACGGGCTATGATTCTGCCTTATCAGAAGAACTTTTGTCTGAAACTTTTTTTCGGGCATTTGTATCGTTCGGCAATTTTAAGGGGTTATGCGAAATAAAGACCTGGCTTTGTCAGATTGCCAAAAATACTTATTCGGGGTATGTCCGGTCGGAGATAAGAAAAAAGCGTCTTTTCAGCAAGTTTGAAAAGGCAGAAAAGGCCGAAGATTTTACAGAGGATATTGAAAATAAAGAATTGCTTTTCTGTATACAGTCTATTTTAAAAGGCTGTGATAAAAAAGCGAGGGACATCGTCCAGTACCGGATGTTTGCCGGACTTAAATTTAAGGAGATTGCCAGTATACTGGATATGAAAGAAACGACAGCGAAGGTGATCTTTTACAGGACGAGGGCGGTTATTCAAATTCAGTTAAAGGAGAAGTTCGGCTATGAAGTATAA
- a CDS encoding sensor domain-containing diguanylate cyclase, which translates to MEKNKKRHHSYWYAGIFVVINLLAFFIIGKNEKNYIQTALTEHAENFQLKTEEVMENYIHSFRLFTHMMSQKLDSNPQPDSIWEYLKNINDPMLDIEGDTFDGLYMYYQGRYLYSWDTPYSEYESTGYDATERPWYKNAVAGKGKIVFTPPYMSYANHYILSTISQLQPDGETVFAYDIKMGDIQDLALSLKEYGKEQMMIFDSEGTVIGSSNEDFLGGSLFSTPEDAENKLKAAKKALSEADASSGVSFEKLKEEVNSADAFYSFRKSFDTGLNKLSSSPQKAVSVKLNGTTYCGYLLPGEEYSFLLLVPLLSMLKSSVQIWILPLLILELLLIYVMARVNKELNNRELKAAYVELGQTQRRLEIALSAAQKAAAVDDLTGIMNSKSFRKSVADLLENMEPDERSILIMIDGDHFKSVNDNYGHTVGDEVIKLTAQMIVGRLRTIDLASRLHGDEFAIFVSKVDDYSIGQRIMSDINNTLAKESKRRNMPSITLSAGAVLAKRGDNYSELAKIADAALYDAKKTHDGKYVNASEQ; encoded by the coding sequence ATGGAAAAGAACAAAAAACGGCATCATTCTTATTGGTACGCAGGCATATTCGTAGTCATCAATCTATTGGCTTTTTTTATCATCGGCAAAAATGAAAAGAACTATATCCAGACTGCTTTAACCGAACACGCAGAAAATTTCCAGCTTAAGACAGAAGAAGTGATGGAAAACTATATCCACTCCTTCCGTCTGTTCACCCATATGATGTCCCAAAAGCTTGACAGCAATCCTCAGCCTGACTCCATCTGGGAATATCTAAAGAATATCAATGACCCTATGCTTGACATTGAAGGGGACACCTTTGATGGACTGTATATGTATTATCAGGGACGGTACCTGTACAGCTGGGATACCCCCTACTCCGAATACGAGAGCACCGGCTATGACGCCACAGAACGCCCCTGGTATAAAAACGCGGTCGCCGGCAAAGGCAAAATCGTATTTACACCTCCATATATGAGCTATGCGAATCATTATATTCTTTCCACAATCTCTCAGCTTCAGCCAGATGGTGAAACTGTGTTCGCCTACGATATCAAAATGGGGGACATTCAGGACCTGGCTCTGTCACTGAAAGAATATGGCAAGGAGCAAATGATGATCTTCGACAGCGAGGGAACGGTGATTGGCAGTTCCAACGAAGACTTTTTGGGAGGAAGTCTTTTTTCCACGCCTGAAGATGCAGAGAATAAACTGAAAGCAGCTAAAAAGGCACTGTCAGAAGCCGATGCGTCTTCCGGCGTGTCATTTGAAAAGCTGAAAGAAGAGGTGAACTCAGCCGATGCCTTTTACAGTTTTCGAAAAAGCTTTGACACCGGTCTGAACAAGCTTTCCTCATCCCCGCAAAAAGCAGTTTCTGTCAAACTGAACGGCACTACATACTGCGGCTATCTGCTTCCCGGGGAAGAATACAGCTTCCTGCTCCTCGTACCGCTCCTGTCCATGCTGAAATCAAGCGTACAAATCTGGATCCTGCCTCTACTCATACTGGAGCTTCTGCTCATCTATGTAATGGCTAGAGTCAATAAGGAACTGAATAACCGGGAGCTGAAAGCTGCTTATGTGGAATTGGGACAGACACAGAGACGCCTGGAAATCGCGCTGTCGGCTGCACAAAAAGCCGCGGCTGTGGACGATCTGACTGGCATCATGAATTCCAAATCTTTTCGGAAAAGCGTCGCTGATCTGTTGGAAAACATGGAACCTGATGAACGGAGCATCCTGATCATGATAGACGGAGATCACTTTAAATCTGTAAATGACAACTATGGACACACCGTCGGGGATGAAGTCATCAAGCTTACGGCCCAGATGATAGTGGGACGTCTCCGGACCATTGACCTCGCATCCCGCCTGCATGGAGATGAATTCGCCATATTTGTCTCCAAGGTAGACGATTATTCCATCGGTCAGCGGATAATGTCCGACATCAATAATACATTGGCGAAAGAATCCAAGCGGCGCAACATGCCTTCCATTACCCTCTCGGCCGGCGCGGTCCTGGCTAAGCGCGGCGACAATTATTCAGAACTGGCCAAGATTGCTGACGCCGCTCTATATGACGCGAAAAAAACACATGACGGAAAATATGTAAACGCATCTGAGCAATAA
- a CDS encoding LPS biosynthesis protein translates to MKIEGNQKELDAMKQFHAGNRQEGLRLQEEFAASFREEYKNKDHCPCKKACRYHGNCKECVAIHRAHQEHVPNCMRPVINKKIKLLSELTEHTLANEIEAPKEVLRKEFQ, encoded by the coding sequence ATGAAGATTGAAGGAAATCAAAAAGAACTAGACGCGATGAAACAGTTTCATGCAGGCAACCGGCAGGAGGGACTGCGGCTGCAGGAAGAATTTGCGGCTTCTTTCCGGGAAGAGTATAAGAATAAAGATCACTGTCCATGTAAGAAAGCCTGCCGATATCATGGTAACTGCAAAGAATGTGTCGCGATACACAGGGCACACCAAGAACACGTCCCAAACTGTATGAGGCCGGTCATCAATAAAAAAATCAAATTGCTATCAGAACTGACAGAACATACGCTCGCGAACGAAATCGAAGCTCCGAAGGAAGTTTTGCGGAAAGAATTTCAATAG
- the rlmH gene encoding 23S rRNA (pseudouridine(1915)-N(3))-methyltransferase RlmH: MRITILAVGKVKEKFYSQAASEYIKRLGKYCRLNIIEVADEKTPDGVSDTVDRKIKEKEGERLLSHIKEGMYVIALAIEGKQRSSEELADRLAELGIRGDSNLVFVIGGSLGLSEAVMERADESLSFSRMTFPHQLMRVILLEQIYRGFRIMRREPYHK, translated from the coding sequence ATGAGGATTACAATACTTGCGGTAGGAAAAGTGAAGGAAAAGTTCTATTCACAGGCGGCTTCCGAATATATCAAACGTTTAGGCAAATATTGCAGGCTGAATATAATAGAAGTGGCAGATGAGAAGACGCCAGACGGGGTCAGTGATACCGTTGATCGGAAGATTAAAGAGAAGGAAGGAGAGCGGCTCCTGTCCCATATCAAAGAAGGGATGTATGTTATTGCTCTGGCCATAGAGGGGAAACAGAGGAGTTCGGAGGAACTGGCGGACAGGCTGGCGGAGCTGGGGATTCGGGGTGACAGCAACCTGGTTTTTGTCATCGGAGGTTCTTTGGGACTGTCTGAAGCGGTCATGGAAAGGGCCGACGAATCTCTCAGCTTTTCCAGGATGACATTTCCCCATCAGCTGATGAGGGTGATACTGCTGGAGCAGATATACCGGGGATTCCGGATCATGCGCAGAGAGCCGTATCACAAATGA
- a CDS encoding YitT family protein, translating into MKSVEVYLERKQWTKYMLCVIGALIYSFGMNAFVVPVQLYASGVMGVSQIIETLLVEKAHINLGGFNLTGTIYFLMNLPLFFLAVRQIGKQFLLKTGINVVCVTFFMSVLPVPRIPIMEERLTCAIIGGIICGVGSGIALQAGGSGGGLDILGIYLAKKNKEFSVGRLSLIINGVIYGICILLFDVSVAIYCIIYSTFAAMIVDKVHTQSINVEVMIFTRTDGEAICNIIIQEFNRSATFWKGVGGYTEKDTVIVYSVLSKYEATILRRMVKEKDPHAFIVLQEGCHIAGNFQKHL; encoded by the coding sequence ATGAAAAGTGTTGAAGTGTATTTGGAGAGAAAACAGTGGACAAAATATATGCTCTGTGTGATAGGGGCATTGATCTATTCCTTTGGCATGAATGCGTTTGTAGTTCCGGTTCAGCTGTATGCCAGCGGTGTCATGGGAGTCAGCCAGATTATAGAGACTCTACTGGTGGAAAAAGCCCATATCAACCTGGGCGGCTTTAATCTTACCGGTACGATTTATTTTCTGATGAACCTGCCTCTTTTCTTTCTTGCTGTGCGTCAGATTGGAAAACAGTTTCTTTTAAAGACAGGGATCAACGTGGTCTGTGTCACATTTTTTATGAGTGTTCTGCCGGTTCCACGGATTCCCATCATGGAAGAGCGTCTGACCTGCGCTATTATAGGCGGCATTATCTGCGGGGTGGGATCAGGGATCGCCCTTCAGGCCGGAGGAAGCGGCGGCGGTTTAGATATTCTCGGAATCTATCTTGCGAAAAAGAATAAAGAATTCAGTGTTGGGCGCCTGTCTCTGATCATCAATGGCGTCATATATGGAATCTGTATTCTTTTATTCGATGTGTCGGTGGCAATCTATTGTATCATATACTCGACATTTGCAGCGATGATAGTGGATAAAGTGCATACACAGAGTATCAATGTGGAGGTGATGATATTCACCAGGACTGATGGAGAAGCCATTTGCAATATTATCATCCAGGAGTTTAACCGAAGTGCGACGTTCTGGAAAGGCGTGGGAGGTTATACGGAGAAGGATACGGTGATTGTCTATTCTGTCCTTTCCAAATATGAGGCTACGATCTTGAGGCGGATGGTGAAGGAAAAGGATCCTCATGCTTTCATAGTGCTGCAGGAAGGGTGTCATATTGCAGGAAATTTTCAGAAGCATTTATAA
- a CDS encoding AEC family transporter — MDAGIVFQKMLVLLIMIFAGCLVYRLGIIGKETSRQISSLMIKVLNPALLLSSAMGDKGNVTGKELLIVAAFTVLMFAFLIVLGIPFGALFGKTKEEKLMYNMMTVFSNLAFIGIPVVKALYGDKAVIYASVFNLGYSCCFYTYGMMLVDKAAGVRDKGFSLKSLWNPGVVSCVLTLLLTVTKFRLPFFISGPVEYLGSASVPIALLTVGISLAQNDWKSIFLDWKVYVYSILKLVVIPVACVFLLRFLPIDETILGVTAVMLAMPVGNMAVIAAESVGMDGSVCARGIMVSTIMTLVTVPMVAAMV; from the coding sequence ATGGATGCAGGAATCGTATTTCAGAAAATGCTTGTTTTGTTGATCATGATATTTGCCGGGTGCCTGGTGTACAGGCTGGGAATTATCGGAAAGGAGACGAGCCGGCAGATTTCCAGCCTCATGATCAAGGTTCTGAATCCGGCGCTTTTACTTTCCAGTGCCATGGGGGATAAGGGGAATGTAACGGGGAAAGAGCTTTTGATCGTAGCGGCTTTCACCGTCTTGATGTTTGCGTTTTTGATTGTCCTTGGAATCCCGTTTGGGGCCCTGTTCGGAAAGACAAAAGAAGAGAAACTCATGTACAACATGATGACCGTGTTTTCTAATCTGGCCTTTATCGGCATTCCGGTGGTCAAGGCACTTTATGGAGACAAGGCGGTAATCTATGCGTCTGTATTCAATTTGGGATATAGCTGCTGCTTTTATACATATGGAATGATGCTGGTCGATAAGGCGGCAGGAGTGAGAGATAAAGGATTTTCTTTGAAAAGTCTTTGGAATCCTGGAGTGGTTTCTTGTGTTTTGACTCTTCTTCTGACGGTCACAAAGTTTCGGCTGCCATTTTTTATCAGCGGGCCGGTAGAGTATTTGGGGAGTGCCAGTGTCCCTATAGCACTGCTGACTGTCGGCATTTCATTGGCACAAAATGACTGGAAATCCATTTTTTTGGACTGGAAGGTGTATGTCTATTCCATATTGAAGCTGGTGGTGATTCCCGTAGCCTGTGTCTTTTTGCTGAGATTTCTGCCGATAGACGAAACGATATTGGGCGTGACGGCGGTAATGCTGGCTATGCCGGTGGGAAATATGGCAGTCATAGCGGCGGAGAGTGTGGGGATGGACGGAAGCGTCTGCGCCAGAGGGATTATGGTTTCCACCATCATGACATTGGTCACGGTTCCCATGGTGGCTGCCATGGTATAA
- a CDS encoding flavin reductase family protein — protein MKSISPEELTRNPFQMIGKDWLLLTAKKGDKVNTMTASWGGVGIMWGKPVAFIFIRPTRYTKEFVDAGNKLSISVLDDSHRKTLSYFGTVSGRNEDKIAKSGLKLEENDGVPYFADADIAFICEKLYSQPMDAKYMTAGWIDEKWYPSKDYHTMYVVEIEKAMIK, from the coding sequence ATGAAATCAATCAGTCCAGAGGAACTAACCAGAAACCCTTTCCAGATGATAGGGAAGGACTGGCTTCTTTTGACAGCGAAAAAGGGGGACAAGGTAAACACCATGACTGCTTCCTGGGGCGGCGTCGGCATCATGTGGGGAAAGCCCGTAGCCTTTATTTTTATTCGGCCCACCCGTTATACGAAAGAATTCGTAGATGCCGGGAACAAGCTCTCCATCTCCGTGCTGGACGACTCTCACAGAAAGACACTTTCCTACTTCGGCACGGTATCCGGGCGGAATGAAGACAAGATTGCCAAATCCGGTCTGAAATTGGAAGAGAATGACGGCGTCCCTTACTTTGCTGACGCAGACATTGCCTTTATCTGTGAAAAGCTCTATTCCCAGCCCATGGACGCCAAATACATGACAGCCGGCTGGATAGATGAAAAATGGTATCCGTCCAAAGACTACCATACCATGTATGTAGTCGAAATAGAAAAAGCCATGATAAAATAG
- a CDS encoding M24 family metallopeptidase, which translates to MDGLQDFRMKRIKKAMGDAGADILVATMPSNLSYLTGGYVSVMQSAIQHAECAVGYVPEEDALFYVAGYSELPTVFEFAGLSAEVYVSGGRFCFEKEEACKDGFAERVMTYQKQAYETTAEAWAAAVKAHGKTGAVVAVDEGRIFPSLLDAVKKELPEYRFAGGNPIFKEARRIKHPDEVMGIRKAAVTASEALMEMLSRFRPGMTEYEMYREYNLELTRRGAIPCYGVITAGKRAAYSDTVSDRTRNILSGDVVRFDFGCFLDGYCSDLARTAYVGEPDEKTALYYQAVREGCLAAAEKMRPGVLCGDIFETAVETVRSAGIPHYRRHHCGHGIGLEMYDLYSIAPGSEDVVEEQMTFCVETPYYELGWGGVQLEHTLVVTKDGYEYLDKTEDGLILIG; encoded by the coding sequence ATGGATGGATTACAGGATTTCCGGATGAAACGAATCAAAAAAGCCATGGGAGATGCCGGAGCGGATATTCTCGTGGCGACGATGCCGTCAAATTTGTCTTATCTGACAGGAGGCTATGTGAGTGTCATGCAGTCGGCCATCCAGCACGCGGAATGTGCGGTCGGATATGTGCCGGAGGAGGATGCGTTATTTTACGTGGCCGGATATTCGGAGCTTCCAACGGTCTTTGAATTTGCAGGGCTCTCGGCAGAGGTTTATGTGTCCGGCGGCCGGTTTTGCTTTGAAAAGGAAGAGGCTTGCAAGGACGGTTTTGCAGAAAGAGTCATGACTTATCAGAAGCAGGCATATGAGACGACGGCAGAAGCGTGGGCGGCGGCCGTGAAGGCCCATGGGAAAACGGGAGCAGTGGTCGCCGTGGATGAAGGGCGTATATTTCCGAGCCTTCTGGATGCCGTGAAAAAAGAGCTGCCAGAGTACCGTTTCGCCGGAGGAAATCCCATATTCAAGGAGGCCAGGCGCATTAAGCATCCGGACGAGGTCATGGGAATCCGAAAAGCGGCGGTGACTGCGTCGGAGGCATTGATGGAGATGCTGTCCCGGTTTCGTCCGGGCATGACAGAATATGAGATGTACAGAGAGTATAATCTGGAGCTTACGAGGAGAGGGGCGATTCCCTGCTATGGAGTGATAACCGCCGGAAAAAGGGCGGCTTATTCGGATACAGTAAGCGACAGGACGAGGAATATTCTGTCTGGGGACGTGGTACGGTTTGATTTTGGCTGCTTTTTGGATGGATATTGCTCAGATCTGGCCCGTACGGCCTATGTCGGAGAACCGGATGAAAAAACAGCTCTTTATTACCAGGCGGTGCGGGAAGGCTGTTTGGCGGCCGCAGAAAAGATGAGGCCTGGGGTCTTGTGCGGTGATATTTTTGAAACGGCGGTGGAAACGGTAAGAAGCGCCGGAATCCCCCATTACCGCAGGCATCATTGTGGACATGGGATTGGTCTTGAGATGTACGATTTGTATTCCATCGCTCCGGGAAGTGAGGATGTGGTCGAAGAGCAGATGACGTTCTGTGTCGAGACCCCCTACTATGAGCTGGGGTGGGGAGGCGTACAGCTGGAGCATACCCTGGTTGTCACAAAAGATGGGTATGAGTATCTGGATAAAACGGAAGACGGGCTTATCCTGATAGGTTGA
- a CDS encoding agmatinase family protein encodes MDERILYPSFCGINTFLRAPYVKLDEIKEGDYVVSGVPYDVTIGTRPGPRYAPNAIREETRHFIYHLCAIDGEVIDVCTKKRMLAPPKEIVKDIGDIRVYPTDVCKTTDSVASTISKIVEKGATPVTLGGDHYVAYPVVKGFEDGFKKRMGRPVKIGYIHVDSHMDMYDENDTWGKYYQGSPARRISEFESVDLKNMVFVGLNGTTGVEGYDYAVNGGATLYTIDDIRREGIAEIMEKAIAIASKGCDTVYVTIDIDVLDNAFGCGTGCYVFGGITSVELLEIGSILGKAPIIGGVDMVEVSPPCDTTGSTTRLAASTLINFLKPRIFEFR; translated from the coding sequence ATGGATGAAAGAATTTTATATCCGTCTTTTTGCGGCATCAATACGTTCCTTCGGGCTCCGTATGTAAAGCTGGATGAAATAAAAGAGGGGGATTATGTGGTTTCCGGCGTTCCTTATGATGTGACCATCGGCACCAGGCCCGGTCCGAGGTACGCGCCGAACGCCATCAGGGAAGAGACCAGGCATTTTATCTATCATCTCTGCGCCATAGACGGAGAAGTGATTGATGTCTGTACGAAAAAAAGGATGCTGGCTCCTCCGAAAGAGATTGTGAAGGATATCGGAGATATTCGCGTATATCCTACAGATGTCTGCAAGACCACCGACAGTGTGGCTTCCACGATCAGCAAGATCGTGGAGAAGGGCGCTACGCCTGTGACTCTGGGTGGCGATCATTATGTGGCGTATCCTGTGGTAAAGGGATTTGAGGACGGATTTAAGAAACGGATGGGCCGTCCCGTGAAGATTGGTTACATTCATGTGGATTCCCATATGGATATGTATGATGAAAACGATACCTGGGGGAAATATTATCAGGGTTCTCCCGCAAGGCGGATCAGTGAATTTGAGAGCGTGGACCTCAAAAATATGGTGTTTGTAGGCCTGAACGGGACTACTGGTGTGGAAGGCTATGACTATGCTGTGAACGGCGGGGCCACCCTTTATACGATCGATGATATCCGAAGGGAAGGAATCGCGGAAATTATGGAGAAGGCTATCGCCATCGCGTCAAAGGGCTGTGATACAGTCTATGTGACCATTGACATCGATGTGCTGGACAACGCTTTTGGCTGCGGCACAGGATGTTATGTGTTTGGCGGAATCACTTCCGTAGAGCTGCTGGAGATTGGTTCTATCCTTGGCAAAGCTCCCATAATAGGAGGAGTTGACATGGTGGAGGTTTCTCCGCCCTGTGATACAACAGGATCGACCACCCGGCTGGCAGCCAGCACTTTGATCAACTTCCTGAAGCCGAGGATTTTTGAGTTCCGATAG
- a CDS encoding ABC transporter ATP-binding protein encodes MLEIKDLTVRYGNITALHGISLEVRKNEVVALVGNNGAGKTTTLRSISGLQKPAKGDILFQGESIVGKPVHKIVQMGLIHVPEGRKIFTKLTVKENLLMGSFSIKSKTEVAENLERVMQVFPKLKERINQYGGTLSGGEQQMLAVGRAMMASPKLLLLDEPSLGLAPQIVDVIGDTVLDIAKLGIPILLVEQNANLALEISNRAYVIETGNIQMSANSADLLKDDTIQKTYLGVS; translated from the coding sequence ATGTTGGAGATTAAAGACCTGACAGTACGATATGGAAATATTACAGCCCTTCATGGTATCAGCCTGGAGGTAAGGAAGAACGAGGTAGTTGCTCTCGTTGGGAATAACGGCGCAGGAAAGACGACGACTCTCCGCAGTATTTCCGGACTTCAGAAGCCGGCCAAAGGCGATATCCTTTTCCAGGGCGAATCCATTGTGGGAAAGCCCGTTCATAAGATTGTGCAGATGGGCCTTATCCATGTGCCGGAAGGAAGAAAGATATTTACAAAACTGACAGTAAAAGAGAATCTTTTGATGGGGTCATTTTCCATAAAGAGCAAGACAGAGGTGGCGGAAAACCTGGAGAGAGTAATGCAGGTGTTCCCCAAGCTGAAGGAGAGAATCAACCAGTACGGCGGCACCTTGTCAGGCGGCGAGCAGCAGATGCTGGCGGTAGGACGTGCCATGATGGCTTCCCCTAAGCTTTTGCTGCTGGATGAACCTTCTCTTGGACTTGCGCCTCAGATCGTAGACGTGATCGGCGATACCGTTTTGGATATCGCAAAGCTTGGCATTCCGATCCTATTGGTGGAGCAGAATGCCAACCTGGCTCTGGAAATTTCCAACAGGGCTTATGTAATTGAGACTGGGAATATCCAGATGTCCGCGAATTCGGCTGATCTTCTGAAGGATGATACCATCCAGAAGACCTATCTGGGCGTTTCATAA
- a CDS encoding ABC transporter ATP-binding protein: MALLEAQHINMFFGGLKALNDVSLQAEEGKISALIGPNGAGKTTLFNVMTGFLVPTAGKVLFRGEEIQGLPSYKFVEKGLSRTFQNIRLLQEMTVLENVQLGCHHNMKQNIFDELFSSPRCRREEKESQERSMEALEFVGLGNLVGEKAKNLPYGHQRKLEIARTLATGAEMLLFDEPCAGMNTAEKAQLSELILDINKKLKKTVMLIEHDMRFVMKLSDTITVLAQGEWLAAGTPEEIQANPKVIEAYLGTKRKAVGYHVGD; encoded by the coding sequence ATGGCATTGTTAGAGGCGCAACATATCAACATGTTTTTCGGCGGCCTTAAGGCTCTGAATGATGTATCCCTGCAGGCTGAGGAAGGAAAAATCTCCGCTTTGATCGGCCCCAACGGCGCAGGCAAGACGACACTTTTCAATGTAATGACCGGTTTTCTGGTCCCTACGGCGGGCAAGGTTTTATTCCGCGGCGAGGAGATCCAGGGACTGCCTTCATACAAATTTGTAGAAAAAGGCCTTTCCAGGACCTTCCAGAATATCCGCCTTCTTCAGGAAATGACGGTGCTGGAGAATGTGCAGCTGGGCTGCCATCACAATATGAAACAGAATATTTTCGATGAACTTTTCAGTTCTCCCCGCTGCAGACGGGAAGAAAAAGAAAGTCAGGAACGTTCCATGGAGGCCCTGGAATTTGTAGGGCTTGGAAACCTGGTGGGTGAAAAGGCGAAAAATCTCCCTTATGGACATCAGAGGAAGCTGGAGATTGCCAGAACTCTGGCTACCGGTGCGGAGATGCTGCTTTTCGACGAGCCCTGCGCCGGTATGAATACGGCGGAGAAAGCCCAGTTGTCTGAGCTGATCCTGGACATCAACAAGAAGCTTAAAAAAACCGTCATGTTAATTGAGCACGATATGCGTTTCGTAATGAAGCTGAGTGATACCATCACGGTTTTAGCTCAGGGCGAATGGCTGGCTGCCGGTACTCCGGAAGAAATCCAGGCGAATCCCAAGGTCATCGAGGCATATCTGGGAACCAAGAGAAAGGCGGTGGGCTATCATGTTGGAGATTAA
- a CDS encoding branched-chain amino acid ABC transporter permease, translating into MKKVYDFLKKHSIIVVAVLGILAPLVITNTYHVHIILMCMMYGVLASSLNIAVGMTGLSNLAHATFFGIGAYAAAILNTRYGLPFYLTFFAGGLVAMVFGFILGAPTLRLKGVFLALVTTGFGQVIRIVELNWVSLTNGPMGISGIDAAEVGSYSFSTVSYIYYGLALLILCMYMSKRLMGTRVGRALFAIKYDETVARSLGVNITFYKVGAYVLSACMAGMAGSIFAHYVSFISPDTFTVADSTTVLCMVILGGAGSLLGPVIGAFILTIAPEIFRFAQTYRMIFIGAVMVIGVIANERGWVPMITSKIRGLFHKKQTSEEGGKA; encoded by the coding sequence TTGAAAAAGGTATATGATTTCTTAAAAAAACATTCCATTATTGTTGTAGCCGTCCTTGGAATCCTGGCACCTTTGGTGATCACCAATACGTATCACGTACATATCATCTTAATGTGCATGATGTATGGCGTCCTGGCATCCAGCCTTAATATTGCAGTAGGTATGACCGGGTTATCCAACCTGGCACATGCAACCTTCTTCGGTATCGGTGCATATGCAGCAGCCATTTTAAATACAAGATATGGTCTTCCTTTTTATCTGACGTTTTTTGCCGGCGGCCTTGTGGCCATGGTATTTGGATTCATCCTTGGCGCTCCGACTCTGAGGCTGAAGGGTGTGTTCCTCGCGCTTGTCACCACCGGATTCGGGCAGGTGATCAGGATCGTAGAGCTTAACTGGGTGTCTCTTACCAATGGGCCTATGGGTATCAGCGGCATTGACGCGGCAGAGGTCGGAAGCTACAGCTTCTCCACCGTTTCTTATATTTATTATGGACTGGCGCTCCTCATTCTCTGCATGTATATGAGTAAGCGTCTTATGGGTACCAGAGTGGGGCGTGCGCTTTTCGCTATCAAATATGATGAGACCGTAGCCCGTTCTCTGGGTGTGAACATCACATTTTATAAAGTAGGGGCATATGTACTTTCCGCATGTATGGCAGGTATGGCCGGAAGTATTTTCGCCCATTATGTATCCTTTATCAGCCCGGATACCTTTACCGTGGCAGACTCTACCACCGTGCTCTGCATGGTCATCCTCGGCGGAGCCGGTTCCCTTTTAGGCCCGGTCATCGGCGCCTTCATCCTGACCATAGCGCCGGAAATCTTCCGTTTCGCCCAGACCTACCGCATGATCTTCATCGGTGCGGTTATGGTAATCGGCGTAATTGCCAATGAACGCGGATGGGTTCCCATGATCACTTCAAAGATAAGGGGGCTGTTCCACAAGAAGCAGACATCAGAAGAGGGAGGTAAGGCATAA